The nucleotide window CCACCTCTGCCTGCACGGCTAACTCCGCCGGTGGCTGCTCCCTCTCCACGCCAAACTCCACTGCCTGCTGCTCCCTCCCCGCGGTCGACTCCGCCGCTAGTTTCTCCCTCTCCGCGGGCAACATCACCGCCGGTTGCTTCCCCTGCACGGCAAACTCAGCGGCCGGTTGCCCCCCAAACACGGTCAGCACCGCCGCCGGCTGCTTCTGCTCCACGgtctactccaccaccaccgGTTGCTCCTCAAACACGGTCAACACCGCCGCCAGCTGCTCCCGCTCCACGGCCTACTCCACCACCACCTGTTGTTCCCCAAACACGGTCAAGTACACTGCAGCCGAGTACTCCCCAAACGCCGGTGGCTGCAACTGTCCCAGCAGTGAAGTCTGGTGCGGCACCTTCATCAACGTTCTGGACAGTGTGCTCGGCCTGCTGCCACATTCACCAGTTCGACTGCCAATATGAGACGCGCAAGTTGCTGTGCCCTAGCTGCCGTCAGCCATTTGTGGCCAAGGCAATGGCTGAGCCACCGCCTATTGTGCCGGGCACCGACATGTATTACTGCACTTGGGGCTTCTTCCCCGTTGGGTTCCCTGGGTGTCCTGGCTTTGAAAGAATGGTCAATGCACAGCCATCGGGACTAGATCAGCTGAATGCGCCATGGCTTGGAAGCACAGGTGGTGTGAAAGGTAATGCTCAGAATGGGGTGCCACCAGTTAGTGCCCCAGTAGTAGAGGTACCAGTCGAGGTTTCTGTAGAAGTGCCGGCAGTGACACCGCCGGCGAAGCCGATGCGAGTGAAGGTGGGTGCGAAGAAGCGTGGTCGCCCGAAGGGTAGCAAGAACAAGAAGAAATTATGAATGCTAATGATGAACATGATGGTTATCATCATAGATCAGATGGATTAACTGAGATATGCATTCAATCACACTGCCATTGTAGTCAACTGAAGCACTCGTCTGCAGGTTGAATTCTCACTTGCTGTTGCCAGGATCTCTAATGTGGAGCAAGCAATTTTATTGTTGAAAGACTTCTTTTTCAATGGAAGAATTCTTTCGTTTCCAGATTATAATGTTAAtctgccactaacacccttccccagaccccgcatagagtgggagctctctgcactgggtacgtcctttttCTGGTTTGTCCCCACCGCCTTACTTGCCATTATGCTTTAGCTGTAGCTATTGTATTTGCATATTTGTCTAATTTCACTGCTGCCCTGAAGACAGTTGTATTGATCTAAAATGATAAGGTGTCTAGATACTGTTTATTGTACATTTGAGTTTGGTGCTACTGTAAGATCTGCTCTGTGTAGGAATGCTGCAATAAATGGAATGATTTAAATCTCTATTTTTTATGCGAATTCTGCTTATGAAACTTTTCAGTACCAAAATTTTGCACTTTGGCTGTCCTTATCGCAATGTCGTTTGATCAAAATCTATTTTTCCTTTTCTAAGTTTTGTAGTTATTAATTTCACTCATTGTGATACTTG belongs to Miscanthus floridulus cultivar M001 chromosome 4, ASM1932011v1, whole genome shotgun sequence and includes:
- the LOC136549912 gene encoding uncharacterized protein, with the translated sequence MDPSAAGAGASRRKAEQWLNVAEKLLVARDLEGCKQFASQALAADPHTPGADDLHAAAGSLLAAQRRRLPNGQPDPYGVLGLDPANPASRRPDAIHSQYRRLSFLLNRSHPDRPSSFAFAEAARLVADAWAFLSDPVHKSALDADLDAAAAARAYQSPPNLPQLHSQPPLPARLTPPVAAPSPRQTPLPAAPSPRSTPPLVSPSPRATSPPVASPARQTQRPVAPQTRSAPPPAASAPRSTPPPPVAPQTRSTPPPAAPAPRPTPPPPVVPQTRSSTLQPSTPQTPVAATVPAVKSGAAPSSTFWTVCSACCHIHQFDCQYETRKLLCPSCRQPFVAKAMAEPPPIVPGTDMYYCTWGFFPVGFPGCPGFERMVNAQPSGLDQLNAPWLGSTGGVKGNAQNGVPPVSAPVVEVPVEVSVEVPAVTPPAKPMRVKVGAKKRGRPKGSKNKKKL